DNA from Aggregatimonas sangjinii:
CCGGGAGCGTGCCAATGATCTGGCGTCAGGTTGAATAAGGCATCCACCTTTTTATCTTCGAGTACTTTGCGGATGTCGTTTTCAAGTTTAGGGGTGTAATTCAACCGCGTTGACAAATTTTCAGCCGCTTTTACCCTTTGACTTTCCATGACATCGCAAAGGTAAACGAGCTCTACATTGTTTCGTTCTAGCGCAATTGGCGTATACATACCGTTTACGCGTCGACCCAGGCCAGCGATGGCTAGTTGTATTCTATCGTTGGCGCCTATGACTTTCCGATAGCTTTTTGCCGATAATTTGGTGCCTCCCAACATAAAACCCGCTGTGCCGATTGCTGTTGTTCGAATAAAATTTCTTCTTGAATTTTTCATTGGTATAGTTTTTTATCTTTCTAGAATTCTTATAGAATAGCAAGGGATTGCAGAATTTTTTAAAAGTATTATTCTTATTTTTACTTTTTATGCCGTCCGAGCTTAAGGTCGAATGTACAGCCTGCTAAAATGAATTAATGACGAGTTTAATTTCGTGTTTCCCCGGATTCAAGCGCACCGAACCAAATGCAGCTGCTACCTTTTCACCATTATGCATCAGTTCCTTTCCTGGGGCCGGAGCAATTTCAAGTTCGGCGACCATATTGGCTGGAATCTCGATATGGAATACCTGCAATCTTTTATTTTTAGATTCATACTCCCCCTTAATGCTCCCCTTTATCGTAGGTACTTCGATACTACTGTGTTTCAAATCACCCATTTGCGGTTTGATTGTAGCAACGCCGAACCCAGGTGTTTTGGGTTGAATGCCCCAAAGGCCACGGGGAATTATATTGGCGGGTACTGCTCCCCAGGCATGGTTCCAGTCCAAATTATTCTTGTATTTCAAGTCCCATGCTTCCAAAGTAATGGTAGAGCCAATACGTATCATATTAAACCAACTTCGGTCACTGGTATCCGTCAGTAGCGAAAGCGCGTAATCTTCAGCGCCGGCGTTGTACAATCCGTCCATTAAATATTGTGAACCATAAACACTACAAGCCATTCCCCGTGATTTTATATGTTCGACTACGGAAGCAATATGCTCTTCGGGTACCATATTGAACGCTAAGGGTAGCATGTTGGCATGTAGCGCGGCATGGTCGGTACCTATCCCATCAACGTAGATTCCCCTCTCCGAATCGAACATTTGCTCATTGACCGCTTTCTTGGCCTTTAGGGCGCGGAGCTCAAAATCCATAGCTTCTTTGGTCTTGCCCAGCACTTCGGCAAATTCAGCCATAATCTTCATATTTTGATAGTAAAATGAATTGACCACCGTATTATAATCTTTAAAGACGTAGCCATCACGTTCTCCTTTGTTGGATGGATCTCCGCCCCATCCCGCCGATGGCCAGTCTACGATGTCCCGAAAGGTCTCCTTCATCGTTTTTGGAAAGCCAAGGTTGGCCATCAGTTCGGGAGTCATTTTTGTAGAGGTAATCAAACCATCTTCGTTCGCCAGCTCATACAGCGTTTTATATTTTAATTGCTCATAATACTTCTCGATAAGTTCGGTATTGCCCGTGTACATATAATCGGCATAGAACATGAGCGCCACGTGCTGCTGCCATTCCGTCGGCCATGTAGGATGTTCCATAAAATATTCAATGGTCTGTCTCGCTATGGCATACTCGCGATCGGTGGTGTAGTGACTCAATTGGTTCAAATAGGCATCGGCTTCATAGGGTATACGTTCCCGATCGCCATCAACATACAAGCCATTGAAGGTAGTTGCCTTGATGGAATATTTACACAAGTCCCATACTTGGTTCAGAATGTCATCGGAGCTTTCAAAACTACTGGTATTGTCGTCCCAGTAGCTAAAGTGGGCTACTTGTCTGAAATTATCTGCAGTAACGGGCGCTTGAGCACCTTCTAGCTCTGCATATCTAAAGGGCATCAGCACAGGAAAGCCTTTGGGTAGTGGTAACGCCTTGCCAGGCAAGGTGTTGCGTTTGTCCACTTTAACGGGAAGTTGATACTTGGTCCGTCCCGGTTTTACAGGAACTTGTATCTCCTGGTACCGGATATGACTCTTTTCAAAGGGGGTTCTATTGATATTTTCGCCATCCAATTGTTCCCCAATGCGAAAGGTTAGCGTATGCGGTGTTTTTGCTTCATAGGTGAAATCGATAGTTGCAAAGGCCGCTTTTCCAAAATCCATAAAATAAAAATCACCCCTATCTTCAAAGGAGGTCGGAGCTATGTGTTCAATTTGAAAGCTGTTTGCCGTGGTAATGGTTTGCTGCGCACTTCCCATGGTAAACGACTGCTTTTCGGAATATCTTGAGAGTCGATTGTCCACATCCCAAATACGGACTTTCCAATAATAAGTTGAACCGCTCTCCAACGGTGTACCGTCGTGTTCGATTTCGGATGAGCTGTTGGTACGAACTTGTCCACTATCCCAGATATCCCCGATATTTTTATCGATGTTTTCCTCGGAGGAAGCGACCAAGATTTGATAGGCTGATTGTGAAACCGCCCCGTCTGGAACCACCCATCCGTATTCCGGTTTAGGGTCGATGATGGTTACTCCCTCCGTATCCCTGATCCATTCGACAATCAAATTTTTAGGGCCTTCCGAGAAGGCATCTGAATTTTTTAAAATAAGCGCGTCGGTCGCAGCCCGAAAAGCGTTTAGTTTTTCAGTGTATTTCGAATTTTTTGCAAGATTATTAATTTCTTTAGGGTCATCTTTCAAGTTGTAGAGCTCTTCGAACGATTGGTCATTTACGTACCTGAAATACTTCCAATCTTTAGTGCGAATACCCTCACTTGGTGGAATGTGCTCAAACTCCCAAAGATGTTCAAGCAATACAGTATCGCGCTCAAGGTTCTTGGTTTTGTTCGATGCGATGGGCATTAGGCTTTTGCCCTGCCAAGTCTCTGGAGACGCAACTCCCGCCAAGTCAAGAATAGTTGAGGGCACGTCGATGTTCAAGGCCAAAGCATCGCTATCTTTCTGATTCTTTAAACGGGGGTCGAACACGATTAGGGGTACCCGAACGGAATTGTCATACAATAACCATTTTCCGGCCAATTGGCGTTCACCAAGAAAATAACCGTTATCGCCCATAAGGATGATGACGGTGTTCTTATCCAAACCTTTTTTCTTGAGTTCGGCGCGGATTTTTTCAATCTCGCGGTCGATACCGGAAATCATCCGGTAATACCCTTTTACACTGTGTTGGTATTTCTCAGGCGTATCATAGCGCCAGGTCCACCGCAATCGGTTAAAACCATCACGTACGAATTTCGGTTGCGCCTCAAAATAGCGATCTTCTCCCAAATCGGGTCCCGGCATATTGATATCCTGAAGCAGGACATCCGACTCGTTCTGCCAAAAATATTGGTCTTCCGCGCTGTCATGGGCGTGGGGCGCACTAAAACTCAAGGATAGGCAAAACGGCTCATCCGTTTTTGCTTTGGCTATAAAGTCGATGGCTTTCTGGCCGGTATATCTGGTCAAGTGAACAGTGTCTTTGCCCAAGGTTTTGTAATAGTACCCGCGCCTATCATCGTAAGCGTTGTTGCGGTCGTAGGATTCGTATTCATCGAACTGCTTATCCAAATCATCGTAGCGTACGCCATACTTACCATAAAATCCCGTTTTATAGCCCTTTCCTTTTAAGATGGTGGGGTAGGAATGCGTCATATACGACTCCCGAATATTCCCTGTCTGGAAGTTGAAGTTATGGGTACGTTCATACAGTCCGGTCAAGATACTCGCCCGACTCGCCGCACAAATGGGAGTGGTCACCATTGCGTTGGAAAAATACGTACCTTCTTTGGCCAACTTGTCCATTTCCGGCGTTGAAATAAGCGAATTTCCGGCATATCCCAACGCATCAAAGCGCTGGTCATCTGTTAGGATAAAGATAATATTGGGTTTATCGGATGGTGATTTCTTCACCGATTTTTGGGCCTTGAGCGGAAGTACAAAAACCCATAAAAGGGCACTTAACAAAAATTTCATTTTCATGGTCCTAACTGTTTTCTATTTTGATTTCGGTTGGTTAAAAGTTATGATAAATAAGAAGACGATTTACATATCACGTCTTGTTCAAACCTATGTTTTTAAAGGTTATTAACCATCCTGTGCTGTCCTGAAAGGGCTATACTGTGAAGGCCGGTTTTGCAAGTGGCAATACAAGGAAAAAACCTTTAATTTTTTTTGGATACGGAACCGATTTTAAAAATTAAGGAATGGTTTCCGAGAACAGATAGAAAGTACGTGAATATCGCGCTTTCAAGTTTTGTGCTTTTCGTCAAGCAATGTTTTTATGATTTCGGACGGAAGCATCCTTTCAGTATAATTTGCCTCTACATGGGCCGTTGTAATTATTCGCTGCCTATTGATGATAAAGGTAGCCGGAACAGGTAAGGTTTTGGAGCCATCCGCATTCAAGAGGGTTAAATCACGTCTTTTATGGTACCCTATCCCGGGATCGAACTGAAGACGATAATCCTTTATGACTTGCTGGTCCGCATCACTCAGGACCTCAAAATCAAGATGATTCTTTTCCGTTAGGGTCAGTGCATCATCAGGTTTTTGGGGACTAATGGCCAATACTACCGCGCCCAAGGCTTTAATTTGCGGTAGGGATGCTTGTATGGCCCTTAAATCCAGGTTACAGATAGGGCACCATTCACCTCGGTAGAATTTCAGAATAACATGGCTCGATTTTACTACCTCTGAAAGCGAAATCATTTTGCCGAAAGCGTTTGGCAAAGTGAAGTCGGGGGCTACATCCCCAGCTTTCAATCCTTTTACATGGGAAGCATTTGCGATAACCAAC
Protein-coding regions in this window:
- a CDS encoding sulfatase-like hydrolase/transferase, giving the protein MKMKFLLSALLWVFVLPLKAQKSVKKSPSDKPNIIFILTDDQRFDALGYAGNSLISTPEMDKLAKEGTYFSNAMVTTPICAASRASILTGLYERTHNFNFQTGNIRESYMTHSYPTILKGKGYKTGFYGKYGVRYDDLDKQFDEYESYDRNNAYDDRRGYYYKTLGKDTVHLTRYTGQKAIDFIAKAKTDEPFCLSLSFSAPHAHDSAEDQYFWQNESDVLLQDINMPGPDLGEDRYFEAQPKFVRDGFNRLRWTWRYDTPEKYQHSVKGYYRMISGIDREIEKIRAELKKKGLDKNTVIILMGDNGYFLGERQLAGKWLLYDNSVRVPLIVFDPRLKNQKDSDALALNIDVPSTILDLAGVASPETWQGKSLMPIASNKTKNLERDTVLLEHLWEFEHIPPSEGIRTKDWKYFRYVNDQSFEELYNLKDDPKEINNLAKNSKYTEKLNAFRAATDALILKNSDAFSEGPKNLIVEWIRDTEGVTIIDPKPEYGWVVPDGAVSQSAYQILVASSEENIDKNIGDIWDSGQVRTNSSSEIEHDGTPLESGSTYYWKVRIWDVDNRLSRYSEKQSFTMGSAQQTITTANSFQIEHIAPTSFEDRGDFYFMDFGKAAFATIDFTYEAKTPHTLTFRIGEQLDGENINRTPFEKSHIRYQEIQVPVKPGRTKYQLPVKVDKRNTLPGKALPLPKGFPVLMPFRYAELEGAQAPVTADNFRQVAHFSYWDDNTSSFESSDDILNQVWDLCKYSIKATTFNGLYVDGDRERIPYEADAYLNQLSHYTTDREYAIARQTIEYFMEHPTWPTEWQQHVALMFYADYMYTGNTELIEKYYEQLKYKTLYELANEDGLITSTKMTPELMANLGFPKTMKETFRDIVDWPSAGWGGDPSNKGERDGYVFKDYNTVVNSFYYQNMKIMAEFAEVLGKTKEAMDFELRALKAKKAVNEQMFDSERGIYVDGIGTDHAALHANMLPLAFNMVPEEHIASVVEHIKSRGMACSVYGSQYLMDGLYNAGAEDYALSLLTDTSDRSWFNMIRIGSTITLEAWDLKYKNNLDWNHAWGAVPANIIPRGLWGIQPKTPGFGVATIKPQMGDLKHSSIEVPTIKGSIKGEYESKNKRLQVFHIEIPANMVAELEIAPAPGKELMHNGEKVAAAFGSVRLNPGKHEIKLVINSF
- a CDS encoding peroxiredoxin family protein, producing MGKLQDFQKLVIANASHVKGLKAGDVAPDFTLPNAFGKMISLSEVVKSSHVILKFYRGEWCPICNLDLRAIQASLPQIKALGAVVLAISPQKPDDALTLTEKNHLDFEVLSDADQQVIKDYRLQFDPGIGYHKRRDLTLLNADGSKTLPVPATFIINRQRIITTAHVEANYTERMLPSEIIKTLLDEKHKT